In a genomic window of Muntiacus reevesi chromosome 1, mMunRee1.1, whole genome shotgun sequence:
- the LOC136155909 gene encoding olfactory receptor 7A17-like, whose translation MAPRNLTENNEFLLMGFSEESELQPLIYGLFLSMYLITVFGNLLIILAVISDSHLHTPMYFFLSNLSFVDICFTSTTIPKMLWNIQTQNKVITYEGCIIQMYFFLLFSGLDVFLLTVMAYDRYVAICHSLHYTVIMNPWLCGLLVLVSWIIGVLHSLLESLMVLQLSFCTVLEIPHFFCELNQMIQLASSDTFLNNVVMYSGAVLLAGSSLVCILNSYSKIVSSIQGMASAQGRYKAFSTCASHLSVVSLFYCTGLGVYLSSAVIHSLHSNARASVMYTVVTPMLNPFIYSLRSKDLKRGLKMSFGKLSIKGPIFLGLKKYP comes from the coding sequence ATGGCACCAAGGAACctaacagaaaataatgaatttcttCTTATGGGATTTTCAGAGGAATCAGAATTGCAACCCCTGATATATGGACTTTTTCTCTCCATGTACCTGatcactgtgtttggaaacctgctTATCATCCTGGCTGTCATCTCAGACTcgcacctccacacccccatgtatttcttcctctccaacctgtcctttgtagacatctgcttcacctccaccaccatcccaaagatgctgtggaacATCCAAACCCAGAATAAAGTCATAACCTATGAAGGCTGTATCATCCAGATGtactttttcttacttttttctgGACTGGATGTCTTTCTCCTGacggtgatggcctatgaccgataTGTGGCCATCTGTCACTCCCTGCACTACACGGTCATCATGAACCCCTGGCTTTGTGGACTGCTGGTTCTGGTGTCCTGGATCATAGGTGTCCTGCATTCCTTGTTAGAAAGCTTAATGGTGTTGCAACTGTCCTTCTGTACAGTCTTAGAAATTCCTCATTTTTTCTGTGAACTCAATCAGATGATACAACTTGCAAGTTCTGACACCTTTCTCAATAATGTGGTGATGTACTCTGGAGCTGTGCTGCTGGCTGGTAGTTCCCTCGTGTGTATCCTTAACTCTTACTCTAAGATAGTTTCCTCCATACAAGGAATGGCATCTGCTCAGGGGAGGTATAAAGCATTTTCCACCTGCGCATCTCACCTCTCAGTTGTCTCCTTATTTTATTGCACGGGCTTAGGTGTGTACCTCAGCTCTGCTGTTATTCACAGTTTACACTCAAATGCAAGAGCCTCGGTGATGTATactgtggtcacacccatgctgaaccccttcatctacagtctgagaaGTAAAGACTTAAAGAGAGGTTTGAAAATGTCCTTTGGAAAGTTAAGTATAAAAGGTCCTATTTTCCTAGGGCTTAAGAAGTACCCATGA